TTctcatgttttaagcttgtttttgtcatttcaacaggtttacaagcgtttcttaacagtagctgtgaaacacacatctccatacaggaaacatgcgtttcggcctcttctgatccttttctcatgttttaagcttgtttttgttatttcaacaggtttacagtagtttcttaacagtagctgttagaCACACgtctccatgcaggaaatgtgtgttttggcctcttctatgctttttgtgatgttttaagcttgttgctgtcatttcaacaggtttacagtagtttcttaacagtagctgttaaaaacacatctccatacaggaaacgtgcgttttggcctcttcttacccttttctcatgttttaagcttgtttctgtcatttcaacaggtatacagtggtttcttaccagtagcagtgaaacacacatttccatacaggaaacatgcgtttcggcctcttctgatcctTTTCTCATGtcttaagcttgtttctgtcatttcaacatttttacaaGGGTTTCTTAACAGTAtctgttaaaaacacatctccatgcaggaaacgtgcgttttggcctcttctgagccttttgccatgttttaagcttgtttctgtcatttcaacaggtttacagtatttcttaacagtagctgttaaacacacatctccatccAGGAAACGTGAGTTTTGGCCTCTTCTAAacttttggaaatgttttaagcttgttgctgtcatttcaacagggtATACATGAGTTtattaacagtagctgttaaacacacatctccatgcaagAAATCTGTGTTTCGGCCTCTTCtctgctttttgtgatgttttaagcttgttgctgtcatttcaacaggtttacattagtttcttaacagtagctgttaaacacacatctccatatAGGTAATGTAAACTTGTTAAAATGatagcaacaagcttaaaacatcacaaaaagatcagaagtgGCCAAAACGcacatttcctgcatggagatgtgtgtttaacagctacatCTACTACATAACTATTTCCTCATTTGATTATTTGgcacaagttaaataaaacagCTATTTTAGTTCTATGAAGATActacttccttttttttctccatcttaGTAACTAATCTGAGTGTTCTGTTGTGTAAAATCTCTCTGGTGTTTGGTGAtgaagctaaaaataaatagtCTAAACACTGGAGTtgtctttgttattttattattctcTTGCAAGTAGAAGGAGATAAATTAACAGACTGCCAAAGCAGTCCGCGAAAGTGTACAGAGTCTTACACACACGTTTTATGGGCAAACATGCGGGGGGGAGAGGGGGCTGTGTTATTGATGGACCAGATACTTATCAGTTAGCAACAGACTTACTATATTTGGGGTTATTCTAAGAGGTTCTTTAGTCATACCCTCATCAAACTCCCTTCACCAGAGACACAAGCATTCCCCTATAAGGTATGGAGAAGATTGCATAGTTGTTCTGTCTGAAGCACACATGTAGTCACACATAAGTACACATGTAGTTACACATAACATATCCAATACAGTTCTACATGAGGTTAAGCTTGTCTGGTAGTCACAGCCCGTTTTTAATATCCTGAACTCAAAATTAACTGCTCAGCaatagattttctttctttttttaatgagttCCCATCCTATCTTTCTCTTTTAATTAATTCCTCAGGTAACAATACAATATATCATTGATTGTATCATGATTGATATATGGTATGTGATCTTAATTAAATTAGgagagacatactgtacagcaataaaaagtacaaagtctttggcgattagactccatcgctatacgaatagtccccccccccccaatggaaTCCATACACCGGTGGTGGtgaaggagcccaaagaccagaccgaaggaggctccggactgGTCAGCTGGAGGTGGAAAGGGAGGTGGAGGGTagcaacgacagctgatagcaaagggagaaactgattttaaagcagggttgtgactctgtgattggccctttggcaatttgtgtacgattctgattgtttagcaggaaggtgaacgtctccaccagctgatttgatttaggtaGAGAGCATTGATCACCTGGAAGAATTTACACTGAACTACATTTctatcaggagagactagttgcagatatatgactgttatacacagcatgataaaatgtacatttatttacagctgaattgatttaggagagcATCAATTAacagttaggtcttcctgaaagaatttatgctGAGCTATATTAGTTAGTGCATAACATAGCAGTAAAAACTTCATTGGATATAGTTTGATCTGTAGACTAATTTTAGTGATGTGATTATATAAGGAACCATCAGAAATGTTGGAACCTCCTGGAAACAAACCAATGAATTATTAGTATTAAATATAGGCTTATGATGTATGAGAAACCACTGTCTATTACAGTAAAGTGCTTGTCAACAATCTTGACTTCTTACAAAACTTGACAAATTGTCAACAATCTTAGCATTAAAGTATCAAAAAAGAGCAACATCAAGTCAAAATTAATTCactaaaaacagacattttaccATATAATTCTTTACTCTGCATCAAGTTTAAACCCAATCACTGGCTCAACATGAAAACAATACATCAGTATATATTTTGGACAAAAAGTGATAGAAGATTACTACAAATAGAATGTATTGCAGCTTCTGTAGGAGGTAGAAAAGGCTCAGCATtgagaaaacaaacatttataaATCAGTGTAAAATGTACAGCATCTTGGAGTTAGGCATGTATCTACTGGGGCTGCCAAAACAAAGGTTGTGCAACTAGAAGTGCCATTATTAAACATGATAGGTGTTAAGATAAGAAATATTAGTCTTGTGTTGCAATGTAAGCAGCCAAACCATTGTGTGCAGCCTCATGAGATGCATCCTGTCTcctcatttgtttgtttgtccctAGACATTGTCGTCGGCGTCGGCTCGGCCACACAggaagaagcagaagaggacACAGCACCCGCCCACCAGGAACAGACCCAGGAGGATGTAGACCAGGGTGGTGGTCCAGAAGGCAAACAGGTAGAGTGTCCGGTCGCAGTATGGCTCCACACTGGTTGTATTCTTGTTGTAGTTAGGCTCATAAATAGAGTATATCCACACATTACCTAGACAATAAAGAAActccataaaataaaatacattgtgtatATGACTAAATTTATTCAGTTCTGTTCATTTATTCGGTtcagttttaaaatattaaaatacattatttattataatctaactttaataaacattttgcaatttggtcttgtttaaaaaaaaaaaaaaaaaaacttgtcatCTTCTGGACATATGACTCCTTGATTGTTAGACTTTGTTACAAAAGGCTGCAACAGCACCGCTACAATATGAAACCCATTGTTTACAATGGTTTGAGTGCAGCTGTGTTGATTTCGAAAAAAGGGAGTGGGATCTCTAGCAGAAAAATATGGACATCTAGTGGCCGATACATGTCACTAAACTGTGTTGATCCTCCAATAGGGGCACCTTCAGGAGGGATATTGCAGCCGAGAGAACCTGCAAATTGGtatttattaggtacacctggcTAATGCAGTCTAACACAACAACTCTGCAATTTGTGTCGCAACAGTTTTAGTCTTGTGATCATTTAAGAGGCTGGagtttgtgttgttgtccaATTGTTGAATATAAATTTAGAATAGTGCTTTGACTGTTTGCCAGAACAAATATTTCCCTTGAGCTTGGTATGATGTCACTTGCACTATTTTTGGTTTTGCTTCCTACTGTGAGCTCATAGTTCAGCCTTACCAGCAATAAACCAGCCGAAGAGAAAGCAAGATGTCAACGAGTTCCAGGCCGTGCAGACTTGACTGAATGTGTTGGGGGCGCTGTCTTCGGACTTTTGAGCGCATGGCAGGCAGGAGAGCACAGACAGCACCAGGCTAAAGACTCCCACCACAATTAAATAGATGGGGATGTAGTGCTGACGCGGACAGTCATCCAAATGTACAGCACCTTTTGGACACATGGGCAATTACAGCAGATTAGTCCATTTAATTTATTCACTAGTACAGAAAAAAATTCAGACTTccaacatttaaattataacatTTCAGTGAAACACACACTAAAATGTCTGTAAATATGAATCACTCACCAATTGCAATCTGCACAATGGGCATgacacataaaaacaactttgaacATGCTGCAAGAAGAAAGAATTATATTAGGATATGTGTCAAAATATGAACAACAACAAGCTTATTTGCTAGCTAGCGACCGCTATGGAAAAATCCAGCAAATAGATGCCACCTTAGGATACGTGAAACAGGTGATTACCCAGGGTAACCATTTCTCCATGTATTTGTGTCTAATAGACTGATGAGAACAAAAATcattgaaattggtccagtattgagcaagaACACAGTAAACCTGGCTGCAATGTTACCTAATGGGGCAATTGTGCAACCTCAATttttgtccactaaaagtgaTTGTTTTTGCTTCTAACAGGTCTcagattttcattttatgtGTCTCACAACATTATCTATCTCACAAAGTGACTTCTTGTTGTTCTTTTGGAGTAGGCTACAGGAATTATACCTTTGTGTTATCTAAAACATTTTCAGTGCCATGactgaatatttaaaatgattttgagAAAATGGACAAGGTCATTATAATTTGATGGCCGGCCGTATTCATTTGAGCCAGAGTAGGACGTTACAGATGAAGAGCGAACATgtggccaggtcatgtttgtaaatgagaattggttctcaaacagtttacctggataaataaaggttaaataaaaaataaaaaaaataaaatgtgggggggtgggggtgataACGTCCTGTCACTATTCCAGTTGCTCACCTGCAAAGGGAGGAGAGACTGGATAACTTTGATAAGTTCAGTGAGTATACAGCTCTGCAGAGTCATGTAATTACAACTTCCTGACAAAACGCTGAAGTAGCAATGGCAACAATTTTGTCAACTAATAAATGTGGACACTAGgggtgaggggaaaaaaaagaaatcgaaACAGCATAGTATTgggaaattgggaaaaatcagaagttggaaaaaaggtaatgaaTTAATATCGCAGAAtactgcaatatgtttaaaatcccactaatattgtattgtgacatgatgatgatgatgatgatgatgacgatgacatgtatcatgatgatatcgtatcaggGGGCGTCTGGTGATTTCCACCCCTAGCGGACACACTGTAAGCACAATTACAGCCTCTTTTCTGTAAAAAATCTAAGCAAAACGAAACTCTGATGGTTTAGTTGATCTCACCTAGTATTGGTGTTGGGGGTTGAGGAGGCCTGCGGATGTTTCGAATAAGCCCGCTGTTTGACATTATCAGTAATTAGAATTCTGACCTACAGA
This genomic stretch from Etheostoma spectabile isolate EspeVRDwgs_2016 unplaced genomic scaffold, UIUC_Espe_1.0 scaffold352, whole genome shotgun sequence harbors:
- the LOC116686361 gene encoding transmembrane protein 272 isoform X2; its protein translation is MSNSGLIRNIRRPPQPPTPILGAVHLDDCPRQHYIPIYLIVVGVFSLVLSVLSCLPCAQKSEDSAPNTFSQVCTAWNSLTSCFLFGWFIAGNVWIYSIYEPNYNKNTTSVEPYCDRTLYLFAFWTTTLVYILLGLFLVGGCCVLFCFFLCGRADADDNV
- the LOC116686361 gene encoding transmembrane protein 272 isoform X1; translation: MSNSGLIRNIRRPPQPPTPILACSKLFLCVMPIVQIAIGAVHLDDCPRQHYIPIYLIVVGVFSLVLSVLSCLPCAQKSEDSAPNTFSQVCTAWNSLTSCFLFGWFIAGNVWIYSIYEPNYNKNTTSVEPYCDRTLYLFAFWTTTLVYILLGLFLVGGCCVLFCFFLCGRADADDNV